In the genome of Candidatus Neomarinimicrobiota bacterium, one region contains:
- the floA gene encoding flotillin-like protein FloA (flotillin-like protein involved in membrane lipid rafts), which produces MDVMGIIMLAFLLIFVFLLFYFVPVGMWIQGVVSLGLGRITIIDLIRMRLRKISPRLIVDGVINTHKAGLINVKTDMLETHYLAGGNVVNVVFALIASDKANISLTFETATAIDLAGRDVKNAVETSVYPKVIDAPREGFLSAVAKDGIELKARARVTVRTNIPGLVGGATDDTIIARVGEGIVSAIGSSISYSNVLENPDNISKAVLSKGLDAGTAYEILSIDIADLDVGKNVGAQLQADQAEADLRVAQARAETRRAMAVAEEQEMKARTQEMQAKVVASEAEVPLAMAQAFREGKLGVFDYVNMKNIQADTDMRESISGDSESGPTKAPERDNK; this is translated from the coding sequence ATGGATGTTATGGGAATTATCATGTTAGCATTTCTGCTAATTTTTGTTTTTTTGTTATTTTATTTTGTGCCGGTTGGAATGTGGATTCAGGGGGTGGTCAGTCTTGGCTTAGGCCGGATTACCATTATTGATCTGATCCGTATGCGTTTGCGAAAAATTTCACCACGCTTAATTGTAGATGGGGTGATCAATACCCACAAAGCTGGTTTAATTAATGTGAAAACAGATATGTTGGAAACACATTATTTGGCTGGTGGCAATGTTGTTAATGTTGTTTTCGCCTTAATTGCATCCGATAAAGCCAATATCTCTCTGACGTTTGAAACAGCTACGGCTATCGACTTGGCCGGCCGGGATGTGAAAAATGCAGTTGAAACAAGCGTATACCCCAAGGTGATAGATGCTCCTAGAGAAGGTTTCCTTTCGGCTGTAGCCAAGGATGGTATTGAGTTAAAAGCCAGGGCGCGTGTAACGGTTCGAACAAATATTCCCGGTTTAGTAGGTGGTGCCACCGATGATACCATTATAGCTCGTGTTGGCGAAGGAATTGTTAGCGCAATTGGCTCTTCTATCTCTTATTCAAATGTATTGGAAAATCCCGATAATATTTCAAAAGCAGTGTTATCTAAAGGTCTCGACGCTGGAACCGCTTATGAAATTCTTTCGATTGATATTGCAGATCTGGATGTGGGTAAAAATGTAGGTGCCCAGCTTCAAGCTGATCAAGCCGAAGCAGATCTTCGTGTGGCCCAGGCCAGGGCGGAAACCCGCCGCGCAATGGCTGTGGCAGAAGAGCAGGAAATGAAGGCCCGCACACAAGAAATGCAAGCCAAAGTTGTAGCATCTGAAGCAGAAGTGCCCTTGGCAATGGCTCAGGCATTTCGTGAAGGAAAATTGGGTGTATTTGATTATGTGAATATGAAAAATATCCAAGCTGATACGGATATGC